One Scomber scombrus chromosome 4, fScoSco1.1, whole genome shotgun sequence genomic region harbors:
- the LOC133978746 gene encoding protein FAM240B — translation MNVALIHDRLHIKTFWEKRIDAHSENSCSEEERMNGSALQKLREEWHVRLESRTKHLKTDNYIKKLKQDKSADETKSEEKIHEEEL, via the exons ATGAATGTGGCTCTGATCCATGATAGACTCCACATTAAGACGTTCTGGGAGAAGAGGATTGATGCTCACTCCGAGAATTCTTGCagcgaggaggagaggatgaacgGTAGCGCACTCCAGAA gttaAGGGAGGAGTGGCATGTTCGTCTGGAGAGTCGAACCAAACACCTGAAGACCGACAACTACATCAAGAAGCTCAAGCAGGACAAATCAGCTGATGAGACAAAATCTGAAGAGAAAATACACGAAGAAGAACTTTGA
- the nudt18 gene encoding 8-oxo-dGDP phosphatase NUDT18 has translation MEVMDQQQQQVEEQVERLLSGQGSEVTGCDVALDQSKPATLRKNVTFIVGAVIFNDKEEVLMVQEAKQDCYKQWYLPAGRMEVGESLEEALKREVKEEAGFECEPITLLLIQEQGPQWIRFIFLAKITGGTMKSLEAADQESLQAAWWDRQSALPLRGRDILRLIESGLKYRQSPGHPVTLPVDLSCRHVLQRLVLVFTNAEQKLWMLLIKAPVLHLPTAAAVKTHVVTWGANMVVQEAMPSAYYDHEVNTLGVFSLQHNGRQHGKTDGVCFNTLVALKPDRVQRNEDGEKVERTETGQPPPVENPRYVWLEVQKQTLKEKLIEITKNTSILPIHSLY, from the exons aTGGAGGTGAtggaccagcagcagcagcaggtggaggagcaggtggagagGCTGCTGAGcggtcaggggtcagaggtcaccggGTGTGACGTGGCCTTGGACCAGAGCAAACCAGCCACTCTGAGGAAGAACGTCACCTTCATCGTCGGCGCCGTCATCTTCAACGACAAG gAGGAGGTGCTGATGGTGCAGGAGGCGAAGCAGGATTGTTATAAGCAGTGGTATCTGCCTGCAGGGAGGATGGAGGTGGGAGAGAGTCTGGAGGAGGCGCTGAAGAGggag GTGAAGGAGGAGGCGGGGTTTGAGTGTGAGCCAATCACCTTGCTGCTAATCCAAGAGCAGGGACCACAGTGGATCCGTTTCATCTTCCTGGCTAAAatcacag GTGGGACCATGAAGAGTctggaagcagcagatcagGAGTCTCTTCAGGCCGCCTGGTGGGACAGACAGTCGGCTCTTCCTCTGAGAGGACGAGACATCCTCCGTCTCATCGAGTCTGGACTCAA GTACCGTCAGTCTCCCGGGCATCCTGTCACATTACCTGTAGACCTGAGCTGCCGTCACGTGCTGCAGAGACTCGTCCTGGTCTTCACCAACGCCGAGCAGAAGCTCTGGATGCTGCTCATCAAAG CCCCGGTGCTCCACCTGCCCACAGCGGCGGCGGTGAAGACCCACGTGGTGACATGGGGGGCCAACATGGTGGTGCAGGAGGCGATGCCGTCAGCGTACTACGACCACGAAGTCAACACGCTGGGCGTCTTCAGCCTGCAGCACAACGGCCGGCAGCACGGGAAGACCGACGGCGTCTGCTTCAACACGCTGGTGGCTCTGAAACCGGACCGGGTCCAACGCAACGAGGACGGGGAGAAGGTGGAGCGGACGGAGACGGGGCAGCCGCCTCCGGTGGAAAACCCTCGATACGTCTGGTTGGAAGTCCAGAAACAGACCCTGAAAGAGAAACTAATAGAAATAACCAAAAACACTTCGATCCTACCGATCCACAGCCTGTACTGA
- the sdhaf1 gene encoding succinate dehydrogenase assembly factor 1, mitochondrial: MSRHSKLQKQVLSLYRQFLRAGQDKPGFIPRIRDEFKENARIKKTDVMHIEYLFRRGQRQLEQLKDTNTKQLGSFSKPKEQS; the protein is encoded by the coding sequence ATGTCGCGGCACAGCAAGCTGCAGAAGCAGGTTCTGTCTCTGTACCGGCAGTTCCTGCGCGCCGGCCAGGACAAACCGGGCTTCATCCCACGAATCCGCGACGAGTTCAAAGAAAACGCTCGTATCAAGAAGACGGACGTGATGCACATCGAGTACCTGTTCCGACGGGGCCAGAGGCAGCTGGAGCAACTGAAGGACACCAACACCAAACAGCTGGGCTCCTTCTCCAAACCCAAAGAGCAgagctga
- the fhip2b gene encoding LOW QUALITY PROTEIN: FHF complex subunit HOOK-interacting protein 2B (The sequence of the model RefSeq protein was modified relative to this genomic sequence to represent the inferred CDS: inserted 3 bases in 3 codons; substituted 1 base at 1 genomic stop codon), with translation METFSKITSMLLHALETREPTVDLLNSFVDHWKSITNYYIETTDDSRPVKQTEIPWRLKQMLDILVYEEKQQGVEETGSCLEYLLQHKLLETLCTLGKAQYPPGMCQQVLLFFSKFLSQMQKSLLQLINVYRPLQKLIRLCALPGSKSEKEEAQFLLVVCSRVKQDPYVLRYVLELLDQPAVRTPTSDQSQASNHGAESPLPSSQSDSCASSPVQSEDSTCSPVQSEASNCSPVQSESGLLSCLLQLTKSQRGSVCLKAYQSLLLLAGLQSGSSGEILAHQTQLGELLAGRLVELYXLLPLESLDPTELQSWPHTAWSSQFSRCSSESPAADHMTNFFCWLDFLDHLMREAPQVLAVQVARSXHQCWLVDVVQPQLQNTCEQVVLLSSSVLCASVRLVQSVNLLDQLISFLLRRTHXHTXLLQRCDHISDQISMVSLSLVEELLQKPHRDILDTLVLRNLQSRSYLSPPATGQDDRHTESNEDSDDLEEDLFFFSDGQPPPLCSSSPPPPLSPPFSAHGSAADVVNSFLCLVPVQVRSAQLLQEGGYESYVHDASHSGQSTHTHTHTHICSSFSPTLHQVTECQTLSQSWDWPLSLPPSSSSSSSGEESDFFEGQLLKVLFDRLGRILEQPYELNLKLTAVLSRLSSFDHVLLHEYLLNPYIHLSHGSRSLFSVLIRVIGELMQRIQHVSNLTDKLLDTRRHLLGLNHNTGLEHLTLLRGVIVLEEFCKELAAIVFVKLPLDQH, from the exons ATGGAGACGTTCAGCAAGATAACGAGCATGCTGCTGCACGCGCTGGAGACG agGGAACCTACAGTGGATCTCTTGAACTCTTTTGTGGATCACTGGAAATCAATAACTAATTATTACATCGAGACGACAG atgacaGTCGTCCGGTGAAACAGACAGAGATACCCTGGCGTCTCAAACAGATGTTGGATATCCTGGTGTACGAGGAGAAacagcag GGTGTGGAGGAGACCGGCTCCTGTCTGGAATATCTACTGCAACACAAACTGTTAGAGACTCTGTGCACACTGGGAAAAGCTCAg taTCCTCCTGGCATGTGTCAGCAGGTCTTGTTGTTCTTCTCTAAGTTTTTGTCTCAGATGCAAAaatctctgctgcagctgatcaaCGTTTATAGACCTttacag AAGCTGATTCGTCTCTGTGCACTTCCTGGCTCCAAATCCGAGAAGGAGGAAGCTCAGTTCTTATTGGTCGTCTGCTCCAGAGTCAAACAGGATCCATACGTGCTCCGATACGTCTTAGAG CTTCTGGACCAACCAGCAGTGAGGACGCCAAcctctgaccaatcacaggccTCCAATCACGGAGCAGAGTCACCACTGccttccagccaatcagattcatgTGCCTCCAGCCCGGTCCAATCAGAAGATTCTACCTGCAGCCCCGTCCAATCGGAAGCTTCCAACTGCAGCCCTGTCCAATCAGAGTCCGGCCTGCTGTCGTGTCTGCTACAGCTCACTAAGAGTCAG AGGGGCTCGGTGTGTCTGAAGGCCTATCAGAGCCTCCTGCTGCTGGCGGGGCTCCAGTCTGGATCTTCAGGGGAGATTCTGGCTCATCAGACCCAGCTGGGAGAGCTGCTGGCTGGACGGCTGGTGGAGCTTT TCCTGCTGCCTCTGGAGAGTCTGGATCctacagagctgcagagctggcCTCACACAGCCTGGAG CTCCCAGTTCTCCCGCTGCAGTTCAGAGTCTCCTGCTGCTGATCACATGACCAACTTCTTCTGCTGGCTCGACTTCCTGGATCACCTGATGAGAGAAGCTCCACAG gtgttagCGGTACAGGTAGCTCGGT ATCATCAGTGCTGGTTGGTGGACGTCGTTCAGCCTCAGCTGCAGAACAC GTGTGAGCAGGTggtcctcctgtcctcctccgtCCTCTGCGCCTCCGTCAGACTCGTCCAGTCAGTGAATCTCctggatcagctgatcagtttcCTGCTGAGACgaacacactgacaca tgctgctgcagcGCTGTGACCACATCTCTGAccag atCAGCAtggtgtctctgtctctggtggAGGAGTTACTACAGAAGCCTCACAGGGACATTTTGGACACGCTGGTCCTGAGGAACCTGCAGAGTCGTAGTTACCTGTCTCCGCCTGCCACCGGTCAGGACGACAGGCACACAGAGAGCAACGAGGACAGCGA tgatcTGGAGGAGGAcctgttcttcttctctgacggtcagcctcctcctctctgctcctcctctcctcctcctcctctctctcctcctttctctgcACACGGATCAGCTGCTGATGTCGTCAACAG CTTCCTGTGTCTGGTTCCTGTTCAGGTGAGATCGGctcagctgctgcaggaggGAGGATACGAGTCGTACGTGCACGACGCTTCACACTCTGgtcagagcacacacacacacacacacacacacatttgctcTTCCTTCTCTCCGACATTA catcagGTGACAGAGTGTCAGACTCTGTCTCAGTCGTGGGATTGGCCGCTCagtcttcctccttcctcatcatcatcatcatcaggagAAGAGAGCGACTTCTTTGAAGGTCAACTCCTCAAAGTTCTGTTTGACCGACTGGGACGAATCCTGGAGcag CCGTATGAGTTGAACCTGAAGCTGACAGCAGTTCTGTCCAGACTGTCGTCCTTCGACCACGTGCTGCTCCACGAGTACCTGCTGAACCCCTACATACACCTGTCTCACGGCTCCAGGTCGCTCTTCTCTGTCCTCATCAGg GTGATAGGAGAGCTGATGCAGAGGATCCAGCATGTTTCCAACCTGACAGACAAACTGTTGGACACCAGGAGACACCTGCTGGGACTGAACCACAACACCGG ACTGGAGCACCTGACTCTGCTGAGAGGAGTCATCGTCCTGGAGGAGTTCTGTAAGGAGCTCGCTGCCATCGTCTTCGTCAAGCTTCCCCTGGACCAGCACTGA